A genomic segment from Nodularia sphaerocarpa UHCC 0038 encodes:
- a CDS encoding mechanosensitive ion channel family protein, with the protein MTRKRIRQSSNLIRSWISKIRIVIPILLSLLLIVAPALATEQAPISIDGRLLFQVGSAEQFTARQRADLINFRLRQIVLSQEPVEVEIEELNKSPIIIVNQQYLLTVTQADVVNNNTPQQQAEDWRDQLDEGLQQAQKERSLEFIRNSLLLSVSFLILAFIGHRFLGWLWQRSRQAVLQRLPLSPEEEEVDSSSSTALNLLFNFTLLAARIWLWVSVTLYITNLLPISRIWSYRLANQLIQTLTSPILTLGRSQYSVIYLLVLIVLLLGLMILAGAATNLLRTRILQFTGIDRGVQEAIAIFTKYTIIIVGAIVLLQVWGLDLSSLTILASALGVGIGFGFQDIAKNFGSGVILLFERPIQVGDFVEVGDLEGTVERIGGRSTLLRTLDQISIIVPNSRFLEDKVINWSYKNPVSRLRIPVGVAYGSDVNTVKTALLEAAQEQTGILSIPTPTILFIGFGDSSLNFVLHVWTANPSQQYLIKSNLYFRIEELFRKYHIQIPFPQRDLHIRSGNLPLELSPELAETLHKLSQNTSNSKKGENL; encoded by the coding sequence ATGACTCGAAAACGTATTCGACAATCATCAAACCTAATTCGTTCATGGATTAGCAAAATTAGAATTGTCATTCCGATTCTTCTCAGCCTGTTGTTGATAGTTGCGCCTGCTTTAGCAACAGAGCAAGCACCTATTAGTATTGATGGTCGTTTGCTGTTTCAAGTCGGTAGCGCGGAGCAATTTACAGCCAGACAACGGGCAGATTTGATTAACTTCCGGCTGCGTCAGATTGTGTTATCTCAGGAACCTGTGGAGGTAGAAATTGAGGAACTTAACAAATCGCCAATAATTATTGTGAATCAACAATATCTGCTGACTGTGACTCAGGCAGATGTGGTGAATAATAACACTCCGCAACAACAAGCAGAAGATTGGAGGGACCAACTGGATGAAGGATTACAGCAAGCTCAGAAAGAGCGAAGTCTTGAGTTTATTCGCAATTCGCTGTTGTTGAGTGTTAGCTTTTTAATCCTAGCATTTATCGGTCATAGGTTCTTAGGATGGCTATGGCAACGTTCGCGACAGGCAGTTTTGCAACGATTACCCCTATCTCCTGAAGAGGAGGAAGTAGATTCTAGTTCCTCCACAGCTTTGAATTTATTGTTTAATTTTACTTTGCTGGCGGCGCGGATCTGGCTTTGGGTGAGCGTAACTCTCTACATTACCAACTTATTACCTATTAGTCGCATTTGGAGCTACCGTCTTGCGAATCAATTGATTCAAACCTTGACATCTCCTATATTAACTTTAGGTCGAAGTCAATATTCAGTTATTTATTTGCTCGTCTTGATAGTGCTGTTATTAGGACTAATGATTTTAGCTGGTGCAGCAACAAACCTTTTGAGAACTCGAATTTTACAATTCACGGGAATAGATAGGGGTGTTCAAGAAGCGATCGCAATTTTCACTAAATATACAATTATTATCGTTGGCGCAATTGTATTATTGCAGGTCTGGGGACTAGATTTAAGCTCACTTACGATTCTGGCCAGTGCATTGGGCGTAGGTATTGGTTTTGGCTTTCAGGATATTGCGAAAAATTTTGGTAGTGGTGTAATTTTGTTATTTGAGCGCCCCATTCAGGTGGGCGATTTTGTCGAAGTTGGTGACCTAGAAGGTACGGTAGAGCGCATTGGTGGTCGCAGTACTCTATTACGAACCCTAGATCAAATTTCCATTATTGTACCCAACTCCCGCTTTCTGGAAGATAAGGTGATTAATTGGAGCTATAAAAATCCGGTTTCGCGGCTGCGAATTCCGGTTGGTGTTGCTTATGGTTCTGATGTCAATACAGTCAAAACTGCACTGTTAGAAGCTGCTCAAGAGCAGACGGGAATTTTGTCAATTCCCACACCAACGATTTTATTCATTGGGTTTGGCGATAGTTCCCTAAATTTCGTACTCCATGTTTGGACTGCTAACCCTAGTCAACAATATTTAATTAAAAGCAATTTGTATTTCCGAATTGAAGAACTTTTCAGAAAGTATCACATACAAATTCCTTTTCCTCAGAGGGATTTGCATATCCGTTCTGGAAATTTACCGCTAGAGTTATCGCCGGAGTTGGCGGAAACCCTACATAAATTATCTCAAAATACTAGTAATAGTAAAAAAGGTGAAAATTTATAA
- a CDS encoding DEAD/DEAH box helicase, with translation MSFSNLGLSNEIIRAVTERGYTEPTPIQIQSIPAVLSGGDLLAGAQTGTGKTASFTLPLLHRLSEESVISRSNGAIRALILTPTRELAAQVESSVRDYGKYLNLNTMAMFGGVSINPQKRLLKGRVDILVATPGRLLDHVQQGTVNLSQIEILVLDEADRMLDMGFIRDIRRILSLLPKKRQNLLFFATFSDKIKALATGLLHHPKMIEVARRNVTADTVAQKVYKVDRDRKRQLLAHLIKKDNWYQVLVFTRTKHGADRLVKQLTEERIQALAIHGNKSQSARTHALAKFKNGSLQVLVATDIAARGLDITELPHVVNFDLPNVPEDYVHRIGRTGRAGASGEAVSLVSADEYHLLADIEKLIKQRLPFEVVAGFANLTTQPESISDGRKHRSPGSKGAAGSTAKPLPQKSAKKSPPRTVTGGKKSDARPSASRRWTKRDDR, from the coding sequence ATGTCTTTTTCTAATCTCGGCTTGTCCAATGAAATTATCCGTGCTGTCACCGAGCGGGGGTACACCGAACCGACGCCAATCCAGATCCAGTCTATCCCTGCTGTCTTGTCAGGTGGCGATCTCCTAGCTGGCGCTCAAACTGGTACGGGAAAGACTGCAAGCTTCACTCTGCCGCTCCTGCATCGGTTATCCGAAGAAAGCGTTATCAGCAGGTCTAATGGAGCGATCCGGGCGCTGATTCTCACCCCGACCCGTGAACTGGCCGCACAGGTGGAATCAAGCGTACGTGATTACGGCAAGTACCTGAATTTGAACACAATGGCGATGTTCGGTGGGGTGAGCATTAATCCGCAGAAACGCCTTTTGAAGGGTCGCGTGGATATTCTGGTCGCTACCCCAGGGCGATTGCTAGACCATGTGCAGCAGGGGACGGTAAACCTGTCACAGATTGAGATTTTGGTGCTGGATGAAGCAGACCGGATGTTGGACATGGGTTTTATTCGTGATATCCGTCGTATTCTTTCCCTACTACCCAAAAAGCGGCAAAACTTGCTGTTCTTCGCCACTTTCTCGGATAAAATCAAGGCACTGGCCACAGGGCTGCTTCATCACCCGAAGATGATCGAGGTGGCACGCCGCAACGTTACCGCCGATACTGTGGCACAGAAAGTTTACAAAGTAGACCGAGACAGGAAGCGCCAATTACTTGCTCACCTGATTAAAAAAGATAATTGGTATCAAGTGCTAGTTTTCACCCGCACTAAGCATGGTGCTGACCGTCTGGTGAAGCAGTTGACTGAGGAGCGGATACAAGCACTGGCCATCCACGGTAATAAAAGCCAGTCGGCGCGTACCCACGCTCTGGCAAAGTTCAAAAACGGCAGTTTACAAGTATTGGTGGCAACCGACATTGCCGCGCGAGGTCTCGATATCACCGAACTGCCCCATGTAGTCAATTTCGATCTGCCCAATGTCCCGGAAGATTATGTTCATCGCATCGGTCGCACTGGTCGCGCTGGTGCGTCAGGTGAAGCTGTATCGCTGGTGAGCGCCGATGAATATCATCTGCTGGCAGATATCGAAAAACTGATTAAACAGCGCTTACCTTTTGAAGTGGTTGCTGGCTTTGCAAATTTGACGACTCAGCCCGAATCAATTTCCGATGGACGCAAGCACAGATCCCCAGGTAGCAAAGGTGCGGCTGGCTCTACGGCTAAACCGTTACCACAAAAATCAGCGAAAAAATCGCCACCGCGAACGGTGACAGGTGGTAAAAAGTCCGATGCTCGTCCCTCTGCATCACGTCGTTGGACTAAACGCGATGATCGCTGA
- a CDS encoding bacteriorhodopsin — protein sequence MHLIKRLIPIAGISLVILILATQVQAFTVFEASRFPEGINLENIFTYTPLQYAIVTNVFTLGFAAQAAGLIYFVATLRKVSPPYRLASVLSAVVMVSAFLELLRMEQNWQNAFVFTDGFWRLGTEVFFNGFRYINWSIDVPLLLLQLVIVLGLTQNRAISYSSQLIIGGLLMIWTGYIGQFYEVTNLALFAFWGIVSTLFYMYILLVVWELISTTVGNLPSNLQGMMRNIRWYILITWSFYPIAYVLPVFWSTEWTIVTRQIIFSFADITTKVIYGAILTYIARQRSQADNYQEAIATVHIRSSLS from the coding sequence ATGCACTTGATCAAAAGATTGATTCCTATAGCCGGGATCTCATTAGTAATCCTCATCCTAGCCACTCAGGTACAGGCTTTTACTGTATTTGAGGCTAGTAGATTCCCTGAAGGAATAAACCTTGAGAACATATTTACTTATACTCCCTTGCAGTATGCCATTGTCACAAACGTTTTCACCCTTGGTTTTGCAGCGCAAGCAGCAGGCTTGATATATTTTGTGGCGACACTCAGAAAAGTTTCTCCCCCTTATCGACTGGCTTCAGTCTTGTCTGCTGTCGTCATGGTATCGGCTTTCCTCGAACTTTTGCGAATGGAACAGAACTGGCAAAATGCATTTGTGTTTACCGATGGTTTCTGGCGACTTGGTACTGAAGTATTCTTCAACGGCTTCCGGTATATAAACTGGTCTATTGACGTTCCTCTGCTACTTCTCCAGCTAGTCATAGTGCTGGGTTTAACACAAAATCGTGCTATTTCTTACAGTAGCCAATTGATTATTGGTGGACTGTTGATGATCTGGACTGGATACATTGGACAGTTCTATGAAGTAACAAATCTCGCTTTGTTTGCGTTCTGGGGTATCGTCAGCACCCTGTTTTATATGTATATTCTCCTTGTAGTTTGGGAATTGATCTCTACAACAGTTGGTAATTTGCCCAGTAACTTACAGGGAATGATGCGGAATATTCGCTGGTATATTCTGATAACTTGGAGTTTTTACCCCATTGCCTACGTTTTGCCAGTATTCTGGAGTACAGAATGGACTATAGTCACTAGGCAGATTATTTTTTCCTTTGCAGATATTACCACAAAGGTGATTTACGGGGCGATTCTCACCTACATTGCTCGCCAGCGTAGTCAAGCAGACAACTATCAAGAGGCGATCGCTACTGTTCATATCCGTTCATCTCTATCTTAG
- a CDS encoding SDR family oxidoreductase, which yields MISLENNIILISGASSGIGTACAKIFAGAGAKLILAARRWERLQELGDTLNKEFGAEIHLLQLDVRDRSAVESAISSLPPAWSDIDILVNNAGLSRGLDKLHEGDFQDWDEMIDTNIKGLLYLTRYVVPGMVKRDRGHIVNLGSIAGHQTYPGGNVYCATKAAVRAISEGLKQDLLGTPVRVTSIDPGMVETEFSNVRFHGDTARADKVYQGVTPLTPDDVADVIFFCVTRSPHVNINELILMPVDQASATLVHRQTSK from the coding sequence ATGATTTCTCTAGAAAATAACATCATTCTCATTAGTGGTGCGAGTAGTGGTATCGGTACTGCTTGTGCCAAAATTTTTGCAGGTGCGGGTGCAAAATTAATTTTAGCGGCGCGACGATGGGAACGCTTGCAGGAACTAGGGGATACACTCAATAAGGAATTTGGCGCGGAGATTCATTTATTACAGTTAGATGTGCGCGATCGCTCGGCGGTGGAATCTGCCATTTCCAGCTTACCTCCAGCCTGGTCTGATATTGATATTCTGGTGAATAATGCTGGTTTGAGTCGCGGTTTAGACAAGCTGCATGAAGGCGACTTTCAAGACTGGGATGAAATGATTGATACTAATATTAAGGGGTTGCTCTACCTCACCCGCTATGTTGTGCCGGGAATGGTGAAACGCGATCGCGGTCATATTGTCAATTTAGGTTCCATAGCCGGACATCAAACCTATCCCGGTGGTAACGTCTACTGTGCGACTAAAGCTGCTGTCAGAGCAATTTCTGAAGGTTTAAAACAAGACTTGCTGGGAACTCCTGTGCGGGTGACTTCCATTGACCCTGGGATGGTAGAAACAGAATTTAGCAACGTGCGTTTTCATGGTGATACTGCACGCGCCGACAAAGTTTACCAAGGAGTTACCCCCCTCACCCCCGATGATGTCGCTGACGTGATCTTTTTCTGCGTCACGCGATCGCCTCATGTCAACATCAACGAATTGATACTTATGCCTGTTGATCAAGCCAGCGCCACCCTAGTTCATCGACAAACATCAAAATAA
- a CDS encoding DUF6737 family protein — MSEPKPLNPWHYKPWWCQPWSIMLTGVTLISSSWLLFHTIWLTVLVSIPVFTWMGFFLLIWPKLMIRSGVLESSQPDSIQP; from the coding sequence ATGTCTGAACCCAAACCTTTAAATCCCTGGCACTACAAACCTTGGTGGTGTCAGCCCTGGTCTATCATGCTTACAGGTGTAACACTGATCAGCAGTAGTTGGTTATTATTTCACACTATTTGGCTCACAGTCCTAGTTTCCATACCTGTATTCACCTGGATGGGATTTTTTTTGTTAATTTGGCCGAAACTGATGATTCGCAGTGGCGTTTTAGAATCATCTCAACCTGACTCCATACAGCCATAA
- the murG gene encoding undecaprenyldiphospho-muramoylpentapeptide beta-N-acetylglucosaminyltransferase: MANAPIKLLIAASGTGGHLFPAIALAEKLSDYEIEWLGVPNRLETQLVPQQYPLNTIAVEGFQQGFGLSTLRILVQLMAAIIEVRRILKQGNFQGVFTTGGYIAGPSVIAARSLGLPVIFHESNALPGKVTRFFGPWCSVVALGFAEASKYLPRGRNVCVGTPVRSQFLDAGLDISLDLPIPNGVPLIVVFGGSQGAVAVNQFVRQSAAAWFDAGAYVVHLTGDRDLEVDSLQHSQYIALPFYDNMAALLRRANLAISRAGAGSLTELGICGTPAILIPYPFAAEDHQAYNAEVFTQAGAALTFKQSELTTNILQTQVLNLLQSPTELAKMAENAKAIAVPDSAEKLASLVREIVE, from the coding sequence ATGGCAAACGCACCGATAAAATTATTAATAGCTGCGAGTGGAACTGGTGGACACTTGTTCCCGGCGATCGCACTGGCTGAAAAACTGTCAGACTATGAAATTGAATGGCTGGGTGTCCCCAATCGTTTAGAAACTCAACTTGTCCCCCAACAGTATCCTTTGAATACTATTGCAGTTGAAGGGTTTCAGCAAGGATTTGGATTGTCCACACTCCGCATCTTGGTTCAGCTAATGGCGGCAATTATAGAAGTGAGGCGCATCCTTAAACAAGGTAATTTTCAAGGTGTCTTCACCACTGGCGGTTATATCGCCGGACCGAGTGTGATTGCGGCGCGTTCCCTGGGATTACCTGTAATTTTTCATGAATCTAACGCCTTACCCGGTAAAGTCACCCGCTTTTTTGGCCCTTGGTGTAGTGTGGTGGCTTTAGGATTTGCCGAGGCTAGTAAATATTTACCTCGTGGTAGAAATGTCTGTGTGGGTACTCCTGTACGTTCTCAATTTCTGGATGCAGGACTTGACATATCTCTGGATTTACCGATTCCCAATGGTGTTCCTTTAATTGTAGTCTTTGGTGGCAGTCAGGGCGCGGTGGCGGTGAATCAGTTCGTGCGTCAATCAGCTGCGGCTTGGTTTGATGCAGGTGCTTATGTGGTACATTTAACAGGCGATCGCGATCTTGAAGTTGATAGTCTCCAGCATTCCCAATACATAGCATTACCCTTTTACGACAATATGGCCGCCTTGTTAAGACGAGCCAATTTAGCCATTAGTCGGGCTGGGGCTGGTAGCTTGACAGAATTAGGAATATGTGGAACCCCAGCAATCTTGATTCCTTACCCTTTTGCGGCGGAAGACCATCAAGCGTACAATGCAGAAGTATTTACTCAAGCTGGTGCAGCGTTAACTTTTAAGCAATCCGAGTTAACCACAAATATCTTGCAAACTCAGGTTTTAAATTTATTACAATCACCAACAGAATTAGCCAAGATGGCAGAAAATGCCAAGGCGATCGCAGTTCCTGATAGTGCCGAAAAGTTAGCTTCTTTAGTCCGCGAAATAGTTGAATAA
- a CDS encoding cobalamin-binding protein: MANDSVRIVSLIPGGTEILAALGLTDQIVGRSHECDYPPEIQNLPVCTQARLSSRDPSRKIHDDVNNLLQSALSIYQIKTDILEKLQPTHIITQDQCDVCAVSLADVEKAVASLVHSSPQIISLKPNLLEDVWQDIERVGNIFGVDSVHLLENLAARVTICQSKLQGLSVTELPTVACIEWTDPLMTAANWIPELVNLAGGQSQFSLTGQPSACVPWETLLQSNPDIIIFMPCGFDLDRTRQEAKLFIQRPDWQKLHASHSGRVYITDGNAFFNRPGPRLADSLEILAEILHPEIFDYGYKGTGWDTI; encoded by the coding sequence ATGGCAAATGACAGTGTGAGGATTGTTTCTTTGATTCCCGGTGGAACCGAGATTTTGGCCGCCCTGGGATTGACAGATCAAATTGTCGGGCGATCGCATGAATGTGACTACCCTCCAGAAATTCAAAATCTTCCAGTTTGTACCCAAGCACGCTTAAGTTCTCGTGATCCTAGCCGCAAAATTCATGATGATGTCAACAATTTATTACAATCTGCCTTAAGTATTTATCAAATCAAAACAGATATTTTAGAGAAATTACAACCCACCCACATTATTACACAAGACCAGTGTGATGTCTGTGCAGTCAGCCTTGCAGATGTAGAAAAAGCAGTTGCTAGTCTCGTCCACAGCTCACCGCAGATTATTTCCTTAAAACCCAATCTTCTCGAAGATGTTTGGCAAGATATTGAGCGAGTAGGTAATATCTTTGGTGTAGACTCAGTTCACCTGTTAGAAAATTTAGCAGCTCGCGTCACAATTTGTCAGAGCAAACTCCAAGGGCTTTCTGTAACAGAATTACCCACAGTAGCCTGTATTGAGTGGACAGATCCTTTAATGACCGCCGCCAATTGGATTCCCGAACTAGTCAACTTAGCCGGAGGTCAATCACAGTTTAGTCTTACAGGTCAGCCATCTGCTTGTGTCCCCTGGGAAACATTGTTACAGAGCAATCCAGATATTATCATTTTTATGCCCTGTGGCTTTGATTTAGATCGGACTCGTCAAGAAGCCAAATTATTCATTCAACGTCCAGATTGGCAAAAACTTCACGCTAGCCACAGTGGCAGAGTTTATATTACTGATGGTAACGCCTTCTTCAACCGTCCAGGGCCACGACTTGCAGATTCTCTAGAAATTTTGGCAGAAATTTTGCATCCAGAAATTTTTGATTATGGCTATAAAGGAACAGGCTGGGATACTATTTGA
- a CDS encoding nuclear transport factor 2 family protein, producing the protein MTNITTLSLKHQQKFPHGMKLILSVLILGVTSNSLPVQAKTLEPVQSVSAAVKESQMSLRQQLRQSRTTNTLAQRVQIGETLPTNAPTELKNLLTQMDAAASQGNIKGVMQLYSPNFTHGDGLNAQSLEKSLLALWKRYPQLRYSTQLQSWKAEGNAIVAETVTNITGLPSANSKDLALNSTIKSRQRIQGAKIVHQEILSERSLLTSGNKPPQVDVNLPQQVKVGQQYSFDAIVQEPLGDDFLLGTALEEPVQVSQYLNPTSVELELLTSGGIFKVGRAPSTPGNRWVSAVILRGGGMTMVTQRLQVVR; encoded by the coding sequence ATGACTAACATTACTACCTTGTCACTAAAACACCAACAGAAATTTCCTCATGGTATGAAGTTGATTTTATCTGTGTTGATACTTGGTGTCACCAGTAATTCCTTACCCGTTCAAGCCAAGACACTAGAACCAGTGCAATCTGTATCTGCTGCTGTCAAAGAGTCTCAGATGTCCCTCCGACAACAACTCCGCCAATCTCGCACAACTAACACTTTGGCTCAAAGAGTACAAATCGGGGAAACTCTCCCCACCAATGCACCCACCGAGTTGAAAAATTTGTTAACGCAAATGGATGCAGCCGCCAGCCAAGGCAATATCAAAGGAGTGATGCAATTATACAGTCCCAACTTCACACATGGGGATGGATTAAACGCCCAATCTCTAGAAAAATCCTTGCTCGCACTCTGGAAGCGATATCCACAGTTGCGATACAGTACACAGTTACAATCTTGGAAAGCTGAAGGCAATGCTATTGTCGCCGAAACGGTAACTAATATAACTGGCTTACCTTCTGCTAACAGTAAGGATTTGGCTCTCAATTCCACAATTAAATCTCGTCAACGCATTCAAGGTGCAAAAATAGTCCATCAAGAAATTCTATCAGAACGTAGCCTACTTACCTCTGGTAACAAGCCACCCCAAGTTGATGTTAATTTACCACAGCAAGTAAAAGTAGGACAGCAATATAGTTTTGATGCCATTGTTCAAGAACCACTGGGGGATGATTTTCTCCTGGGAACCGCACTAGAAGAACCAGTCCAAGTCAGTCAATATCTCAATCCCACCTCTGTAGAGTTGGAATTGTTGACATCTGGTGGAATTTTTAAAGTGGGACGCGCACCATCTACCCCTGGGAACCGTTGGGTTTCTGCGGTAATTCTGCGGGGTGGTGGGATGACTATGGTAACTCAGCGTTTGCAAGTTGTGAGGTAG